A segment of the Bacillus licheniformis DSM 13 = ATCC 14580 genome:
CGGAGAAGTGATCGGTTCCTGTTCAAGCCTGTTGATCAACTTTGATGAATATGACGACAGACATACATGGCAGGATATTACAGACGACGGGTATATTACGAATCACAATCCCGACGGCTTAAACATGTACGGCATCGAGGTCATGGTTCATCCCGAATACAGACGGATGAAGATCGGCCACCGTCTCTATGAAGCGCGAAAAGATCTGGCAAGGCGCTTGAATTTAAAGAGCATTATCATCGGCGGCAGAATTCCGAACTATCATAAGTACGCTTCCGAGATGACGCCGAGGGAGTATGTCGAACAGGTCATCCACCACCAGATATATGATCCGGTCCTTTCGTTCCAGCTGCTGAACGGATTCACCATGATGCGGATCAACCCGAACTATCTCCCGGATGACAGAGCATCAAGCAAATATGCGACATTGATGGAGTGGAATAATGTCGACTACTTGCCGCAGACGAAGCGCTATTACAAATCAGCTTTTCCGGTGAGAATATGCGTGATTCAATATGAAATGAAGCAGATCCATTCCTTCGAGGAGTTCGCCAACCAAGTCGAATACTATGCAGATGTGGCTTCAGACGCAGGAGCGGATTTTGCCGTCTATCCGGAAATCTTTACGACGCAGCTGATGTCGTTTCTGGAAGAGCGCTCACCGAGCCTGGCCGTTCAGCGGATTACCGAATATACAGAAGACTATATCAGCCTGTTCACAGACCTTGCCGTTAAATACAATGTCAACATTATCGGCGGTTCCCACTTCGTTGAAGAAGAAGGAAAGATCTACAATATCGCTTACTTGTTCAGAAGGGACGGAACCATCGAAAAGCAATATAAGCTCCATATTACCCCGAATGAACGAAAATGGTGGGGCATCAGCAGGGGGGACGAAGTGCGCGTCTTTGACACAGACTGCGGCAAAATCGCGATCCAGATCTGCTATGACATCGAGTTTCCGGAGCTAGGCAGAATCGCAACCGAAAAAGGGGCCAAGATTATTTTTACCCCTTTCTGCACGGAAGACCGCCAAGGCTATTTGCGAGTCAGGTACTGCGCTCAAGCAAGAGCGGTTGAAAACCAGGTGTACACGGTTATTTCCGGAACGGTCGGCAATCTGCCGCAAACCGAAAATATGGATATTCAATACGCGCAATCCGCGATTTTCGCTCCTTCAGATTTTGAATTTGCAAGGGATGGAATCGTCGGCGAATGCAATCCGAACATTGAGATGGTGGTCATCGGCGATGTCGACCTGGAAATTCTCAGAAGACAGCGGCAGGACGGAACGGTCCGGCAGCTCAAGGACAGACGCCATGACATCTACAGGATTCATTATAAAAAATAGCAGATTCGGGTGCCGGCCGCTTGAGGCCGGCTTTTTCCTGTTGACTTTCAGCTTTATTTTTCATATATTGTAACTATTAAAAGGAGGTGGAAAAGATGAATCAAACTGGTAAGCGCATGACGGATATGCAAGCCCATCTGTATATTTGTCGCGCGATTTTTTCCGGGGAATGCGTATTACGGGATCAGTCTGCCCTTTTTTACACATTCAATTGGAAAAAATACCAGTGAGAGACATCTGCCCACAATCGGATTTTCTGATGCTGACGGCGGGGTGTAAGCTCTGCCGTCTTTTTAATGCTCGGTGTCTCTTCACGGGATGCGGAGGAAAGATGGATGATTATATGCAGTTTGCAACATGTCGGTCAAACTTACGGAGGACATACGATTTTCAACGGGCTGTCATGGGACCTGCACCAAGGGGAGCGCGTCGGTCTGATCGGACGAAATGGGGAAGGGAAAACGACGTTGTTGAAGCTGATCAGCGGCCAAATGAAACCTGATGAAGGTCTTGTGACATGGAAAAAAGGATTATCAACAGGGCTCTTGGAGCAGAATCCCGCATGGGACGGCAGCAAAACGGTAAAAGAGCTGCTGTATGATGTTTTTTCATCATTATGGAACACACAGCAGAAGCTTTCCCGGATCGAACGTCAATTGGCGGTTGAAAAGGACGCGGAAAAACTCAGATTCCTTTTGGAAAAGTACGGGGCTTTGCAGGATGAATTTCAGCGAAAAGGCGGCTACGGCATCAGCGCGCAAATCGAACGGGTGGCGCACGGCTTGAATATCGAGCGGCTATTCGATGCCGAGTGGCGGGAGTTAAGCGGAGGCGAACGGACGAAAGCGGGTCTTGCAAGGCTTCTCCTGTCAGCTCCGGATCTGCTTTTGCTGGATGAGCCGACAAACCATTTGGATTTAACATCGATCGAATGGCTGACGTCTTTTTTAAAGCAGTACAAAGGTACTGCGGTCATTGTGTCGCATGATCGCTATTTCCTGGATGAATCGGTTACTTCGATTCTCGAAATCGACCAAGGAGAGCTTCACTTTTCAAAAGGCGGCTATACACACTATGCTGATGAACGGGAAGAGCGCCTTATGAGAGAATTTCATGACTATCAGGATCAGCAGAAGAAAATCAAAAAAATGAAGGAAACAATCAAGCGGCTGAAGGAATGGGCGAATCGCGCCAATCCTCCGAATGACGGCCTGCACCGAAGAGCGAAAAGTATGGAAAAAGCTTTGGAGCGCATGGAGAAGGTGAAAAAACCCGTTCTGGAACGCAAAAAGATCGACTTAGTTTTCAGCATGGATGAACGAAGCGGAAAAGATGTTGTCAGGCTTGAGGATGTCTGCAAAAGCTTCGGTGAGCGGCA
Coding sequences within it:
- a CDS encoding bifunctional GNAT family N-acetyltransferase/carbon-nitrogen hydrolase family protein; the encoded protein is MSEKLDLSRFEKKIVIRNIEEKDIDSIIGLQELCFPGMIPWKREHLESHLEHFPEGQFCAELDGEVIGSCSSLLINFDEYDDRHTWQDITDDGYITNHNPDGLNMYGIEVMVHPEYRRMKIGHRLYEARKDLARRLNLKSIIIGGRIPNYHKYASEMTPREYVEQVIHHQIYDPVLSFQLLNGFTMMRINPNYLPDDRASSKYATLMEWNNVDYLPQTKRYYKSAFPVRICVIQYEMKQIHSFEEFANQVEYYADVASDAGADFAVYPEIFTTQLMSFLEERSPSLAVQRITEYTEDYISLFTDLAVKYNVNIIGGSHFVEEEGKIYNIAYLFRRDGTIEKQYKLHITPNERKWWGISRGDEVRVFDTDCGKIAIQICYDIEFPELGRIATEKGAKIIFTPFCTEDRQGYLRVRYCAQARAVENQVYTVISGTVGNLPQTENMDIQYAQSAIFAPSDFEFARDGIVGECNPNIEMVVIGDVDLEILRRQRQDGTVRQLKDRRHDIYRIHYKK
- the abc-f gene encoding ribosomal protection-like ABC-F family protein, with protein sequence MIICSLQHVGQTYGGHTIFNGLSWDLHQGERVGLIGRNGEGKTTLLKLISGQMKPDEGLVTWKKGLSTGLLEQNPAWDGSKTVKELLYDVFSSLWNTQQKLSRIERQLAVEKDAEKLRFLLEKYGALQDEFQRKGGYGISAQIERVAHGLNIERLFDAEWRELSGGERTKAGLARLLLSAPDLLLLDEPTNHLDLTSIEWLTSFLKQYKGTAVIVSHDRYFLDESVTSILEIDQGELHFSKGGYTHYADEREERLMREFHDYQDQQKKIKKMKETIKRLKEWANRANPPNDGLHRRAKSMEKALERMEKVKKPVLERKKIDLVFSMDERSGKDVVRLEDVCKSFGERQLFDNLSMHVRFQERAAIVGENGSGKTTLLNIISGKETPDSGDVQLGSNLSAAYLTQHVGEMEEERTVLAEFREHVSASEGEARMMLAKFLFFGQSVFRKVKDLSGGERMRLRLAQLVHQNHNVLILDEPTNHLDIESKEMLEEALSQFQGTIIAVSHDRYFLDRLFNVIWWLDGRKLVKYEGNYTFAREKRQQG